The following proteins are co-located in the Solanum pennellii chromosome 8, SPENNV200 genome:
- the LOC107027086 gene encoding protein SAWADEE HOMEODOMAIN HOMOLOG 2-like: MELRPRHRQPFSGFTEAEIEKMENELKQSGEHDFDQHFCKKLAGAFSHSKGRAGKPIVKWTEVQTWLQNRQKSCLSKYNSAEANRKLPDVTEQCSLEEEKQRFHMPEGKKIPDLSDLQFEARSSVDGAWYDVDTFTSHRFLESGEPEVLVRYVGFGPEEDEWINVRKSVRERSVALENKECIKVRVGDSALCFQEGKDNARYVEARILEIQKKFHDIRGCRCLFVIQYDHDNTQEIVNLRRLCFRPSILRRLSQI, from the exons ATGGAGCTTCGTCCCAGACACAGGCAACCATTCTCTGGCTTTACAGAAGCGGAG ATTGAGAAAATGGAGAATGAACTTAAGCAATCAGGAGAACATGATTTTGACCAACATTTCTGCAAGAAACTGGCAGGGGCTTTCAG TCACTCTAAAGGTCGTGCAGGAAAACCAATCGTGAAATGGACTGAG GTCCAAACTTGGCTCCAGAATAGGCAGAAAAGCTGTCTCTCAAAGTATAATTCAGCAGAGGCCAACAGGAAACTGCCTGATGTGACAGAACAATGTtctttagaagaagaaaaacaaagatttCATATGCCTGAAG GTAAGAAGATTCCAGATCTGTCAGACTTACAATTTGAGGCTAGGTCTTCAGTAGATGGGGCGTG GTATGACGTTGATACATTTACCTCACACCGGTTTCTTGAATCAGGAGAACCT GAAGTTCTTGTGAGATATGTGGGATTTGGACCAGAGGAGGACGAGTGGATAAATGTAAGGAAGTCAGTCCGTGAGCGATCTGTAGCTCTTGAAAATAAAGAATGTATCAAAGTCAGGGTTGGGGATTCTGCTTTGTGCTTCCAG GAGGGGAAGGACAACGCTAGATATGTTGAAGCTCGTATTCTAgaaattcaaaagaaatttcATGACATAAGGGGCTGCAGATGTCTCTTTGTGATTCAATATGATCATGATAACACACAG GAAATTGTTAATTTGAGGAGACTATGTTTCCGGCCAAGCATATTAAGGCGTTTGTCACAGATTTAG
- the LOC107028151 gene encoding casein kinase 1-like protein HD16: MRIECGGNSTVVERNKKNKEVVLVDVDEEENVVKKTSEPDKKEVEEGVGVLKEEVGEKKTDEDENGSRSGDKGLGAKEEGSIVRLPKRIQVGESPPYKIDRKLGEGGFGQVYVGRRLSPPHPHERNGAGAIEIALKFEHKSSKGCNNGPPYEWQVYNTLGGCHGIPRVYYKGRQDDYYIMVMDMLGPSLWDVWNNNAHMMSIEMVACIAIEAISILEKLHSREYIHGDVKPENFVLGKPGTPDEKKLFLVDLGLATKWRDTFSGLHVKYDQRPDIFRGTSRYASVHAHLGRTGSRRDDLESLAYTLIFLLQGRLPWQGYQGDNKDFLVCKKKMSTSPETLCCFCPAAFKQFVEYVVNLKFDEEPNYAKYISLFDEIVGPNPDTRPINTDGAQKLVYQVGQKRGRVSIEEDEVEERKKKVRIGMRARQWITVFNGRRPMKQRCHCNVGDTRVSQHVARGHRDGLFISGVAYCLDSWFLILDEGTGFRSQIHYLSPSFLPKEWIFEQWEKNYFISSIAGAGDDRCLIVMSKGGPYVQQTYKVTESFPFDWIAKRWKDGYYVTSMATAGRGRWAVVMSRGVGFSQQVVELDFVYPSEGIRKRWNAGYRITSTAATMDQTAVVLSIPTKEDVGEAQETICTTAFPSTHVKEKWDNNLYIASLCYGQTVS, encoded by the exons ATGAGGATAGAATGTGGAGGAAATAGCACAGTTGTAGAAAGGaacaagaagaacaaagagGTAGTATTGGTAGATGTTGATGAGGAGGAGAATGTTGTGAAGAAAACGAGTGAACCAGATAAGAAAGAAGTAGAGGAAGGAGTAGGGGTTTTGAAAGAAGAGGTAGGAGAAAAGAAAACGGATGAAGATGAAAATGGAAGTCGGAGTGGTGATAAGGGTTTAGGAGCTAAGGAGGAAGGAAGCATCGTACGACTTCCAAAAAGG ATCCAAGTTGGTGAATCACCGCCTTATAAGATTGACAGAAAGCTTGGTGAAGGAGGATTTGGTCAAGTATATGTAGGTCGTCGATTAAGTCCACCACATCCACACGAAAGAAATGGTGCCGGAGCTATAGAG ATTGCCTTAAAATTTGAGCATAAAAGTAGCAAAGGTTGCAACAATGGACCTCCTTATGAGTGGCAAGTCTATAA TACTCTTGGTGGTTGTCATGGGATACCCCGTGTATATTACAAGGGACGTCAAGATGATTACTACATTATG GTCATGGATATGCTTGGTCCTAGTTTGTGGGATGTGTGGAACAACAATGCTCATAT GATGTCTATTGAAATGGTAGCATGCATTGCCATTGAAGCGATATCCATACTTGAAAAGTTGCACTCTAGGGA GTATATACATGGAGATGTGAAACCTGAAAATTTTGTTCTTGGAAAACCTGGAACTCCTGATGAGAAAAAACTATTTCTGGTTGACCTTGGATTAG CAACTAAGTGGCGTGATACTTTTAGTGGTCTTCATGTTAAATATGACCAGAGGCCTGATATATTTAG GGGAACTTCAAGGTATGCTAGTGTGCATGCTCACCTCGGAAGAACTGGAAGTCGGAGGGATGACCTAGAATCGTTGGCTTACACACTCATATTTCTGCTCCAGGGTAGACTGCCTTGGCAGGGATATCAG GGTGATAATAAAGATTTCCTTGTCTGTAAGAAAAAGATGTCAACTTCTCCAGAAACACTTTGCTGCTTCTGCCCTGCTGCATTTAAACAGTTTGTGGAATATGTTGTGAACCTAAAGTTTGATGAGGAGCCTAATTATGCGAAGTATATCTCATTGTTCGACGAGATAGTAGGTCCAAATCCGGACACCAGACCAATCAACACTGATGGTGCACAGAAG CTTGTATATCAAGTCGGACAGAAGAGAGGACGAGTTAGTATAGAAGAAGATGAGgttgaagaaagaaagaagaaagtaCGGATTGGAATGCGTGCAAGACAATGGATTACTGTTTTCAATGGCCGTCGCCCTATGAAGCAAAG GTGTCATTGTAACGTTGGTGATACGAGGGTGTCTCAGCACGTTGCGAGAGGACATAGGGACGGACTGTTCATTAGTGGTGTTGCTTATTGTTTGGACTCTTGGTTCTTAATTTTGGATGAAGGGACTGGGTTCAGATCCCAAATTCATTACTTGTCACCTTCTTTTCTTCCCAAG gagtGGATTTTTGAGCAGTGGGAAAAGAATTACTTTATTAGCTCCATTGCAGGAGCTGGTGATGATAGGTGCTTAATAGTGATGTCAAAGG GTGGTCCGTATGTGCAACAGACGTACAAAGTGACGGAGTCATTTCCTTTCGATTGGATCGCTAAAAGATGGAAGGATGGGTATTATGTTACGTCTATGGCAACTGCAGGAAGAGGTAGATGGGCAGTTGTTATGTCACGCGGGGTTGGCTTCTCTCAACAG GTAGTGGAATTAGATTTTGTGTATCCTAGTGAAGGGATTCGTAAGAGGTGGAATGCTGGTTACCGTATCACATCAACTGCGGCGACCATGGATCAAACTGCTGTAGTTCTAAGTATTCCAACAAAGGAAGATGTGGGTGAGGCACAAGAGACAATTTGTACGACTGCTTTTCCCAGCACTCATGTCAAG GAGAAGTGGGATAACAACCTTTACATTGCATCCCTTTGTTATGGACAAACTGTGTCTTGA